In Novosphingobium sp. P6W, a genomic segment contains:
- a CDS encoding TetR/AcrR family transcriptional regulator — MNRTRLKATERKFLILKSARRIFSRFGYDAARTQDIAKESGISEAMMYRHFPSKQALYRAVLRQTIREQDESYAVLGPHELSGQGLVNSLRAYFTLVNSAGDDHLKEGFRLLLASLAGDGSFATLVYRRSRRIMGRRIRAALETARIDGDIVGVAITERNTTMFIEHVGTMMNAIQSLRTDAFPYDGDPSEVVRDAVWFCCRGIGFSDEALEAYYSR, encoded by the coding sequence CTTTTCGCGCTTCGGTTATGATGCCGCGCGTACGCAGGACATCGCCAAGGAATCCGGGATTTCCGAGGCGATGATGTATCGGCATTTTCCCTCGAAACAGGCGCTCTATCGCGCAGTGTTGCGGCAGACGATACGGGAACAGGATGAAAGTTATGCGGTGCTTGGGCCTCACGAACTGAGCGGGCAAGGTTTGGTCAATAGCTTGCGTGCATATTTCACATTGGTGAACTCTGCCGGCGACGACCACCTTAAGGAGGGCTTTCGTCTGCTGCTTGCCAGCCTCGCGGGAGACGGCAGTTTTGCAACCCTGGTCTACCGGCGGTCGCGGAGAATAATGGGTAGGCGGATCCGCGCAGCGCTCGAGACTGCGCGGATCGACGGAGACATTGTTGGCGTCGCGATTACCGAACGCAACACCACCATGTTTATCGAACATGTTGGAACAATGATGAATGCGATCCAGTCGCTAAGAACCGACGCGTTCCCATATGATGGGGACCCGTCTGAGGTCGTGCGGGACGCCGTGTGGTTTTGCTGCCGAGGCATCGGGTTCTCCGACGAGGCACTGGAAGCCTACTACTCCCGTTGA
- the tnpB gene encoding IS66 family insertion sequence element accessory protein TnpB (TnpB, as the term is used for proteins encoded by IS66 family insertion elements, is considered an accessory protein, since TnpC, encoded by a neighboring gene, is a DDE family transposase.), with amino-acid sequence MIPVPSGGKVWLALGHTDMRRGMRSLALQVQQSLNKDVHAGDLYVFRGRSGSLCKILWHDGLGMSLYAKRLEKGRFVWPAAKDGTVAISASAMACLLEGIDWRNPQETWRPTQVG; translated from the coding sequence ATGATCCCGGTCCCGAGCGGCGGTAAGGTCTGGCTCGCGCTGGGGCATACAGACATGCGCCGGGGAATGAGGTCGCTGGCCTTGCAGGTTCAGCAGTCGCTGAACAAGGACGTCCATGCAGGCGACCTGTATGTCTTCCGGGGCCGGAGCGGGTCGCTTTGCAAAATTCTGTGGCATGACGGCCTCGGGATGTCCTTATACGCAAAACGTCTGGAAAAAGGGCGTTTTGTGTGGCCCGCTGCAAAGGACGGGACGGTCGCGATCTCGGCTTCGGCCATGGCGTGTCTGCTTGAGGGCATAGACTGGCGTAACCCTCAGGAAACCTGGCGGCCGACGCAGGTCGGCTGA
- a CDS encoding transposase — protein MGQITVFGGPERRRRWREDERAKILAEAFSPGACVARVARQHDVSTALVYTWRRKAEVQAAAAPAEIGFVEAVVLDDAGGNPLSSAPAVVVDLPGGRRVNIFASAPPDVAAAVLKALIR, from the coding sequence GTGGGTCAGATCACGGTTTTCGGCGGGCCTGAGCGTCGGCGACGCTGGCGTGAGGACGAGCGGGCGAAGATTTTGGCCGAGGCCTTTTCGCCCGGTGCCTGCGTGGCACGGGTAGCCCGGCAGCATGATGTGTCGACGGCGTTGGTTTACACCTGGCGCCGCAAAGCTGAAGTGCAGGCCGCTGCGGCGCCGGCGGAGATCGGCTTCGTCGAAGCCGTCGTGCTTGACGACGCAGGCGGCAACCCGTTGTCATCGGCGCCAGCTGTTGTGGTGGATTTGCCTGGCGGACGCCGCGTGAACATCTTCGCTTCGGCGCCGCCCGATGTGGCTGCCGCTGTTCTGAAGGCGCTGATCCGATGA